The Microlunatus antarcticus genome window below encodes:
- a CDS encoding ABC transporter ATP-binding protein codes for MSPVPTLLPTSDAETSPLRALWRHHRRYRPRVVAAAAATTLNTAADVLPELLLGVAVDVVVRGSDSFAATLFGVEDRFSQLVIVAAVNAGVWVIESITDYVASLLWRGLAQDVEHDLRVETYTNVQELDVSWHEGSAPGRVLSVISDDVNQLERFLDTGARVILHTFWTVVFVGAVFAATSWTLTLLAFLPVPVIVIGSIVFQRRLEPLYARVRARAGDVSATISTNLGGLSTIKAFTAEAREVERVREVSTGYRDANLTTIRWSSAFVPLIRMAILAGFTSTLLLGGWLVINGRLEVGLYTILVFMTQRLLWPLTDLGETLDLYQRAMASTRRIFALMSERGDTRPGASSLALPVRGRLELRGIRFGYADGPDVLRGLDIVVPAGETHAVVGTTGAGKSSLLRLVLRFSDPREGQVLLDGTDVRELGWDALRGAIGYVSQDVFLFHGTVRDNLAYGRVDATDEQVREAARLAEADAFIAELPQGYDTVVGERGQTLSGGQRQRIALARAILRDPALLVLDEATSAVDTETEAAIQRSLAAVTASRTALVVAHRLSTVRDADRIWVLAGGRVAESGSHDELVAAGGIYAGLWAVQIGEAVGAGSRAR; via the coding sequence GTGAGCCCCGTACCGACCCTGCTTCCGACGTCTGACGCCGAGACCTCCCCGCTGCGGGCGCTCTGGCGCCACCACCGTCGCTACCGCCCGCGCGTGGTAGCGGCGGCGGCCGCGACGACCCTGAACACCGCCGCCGACGTGCTGCCCGAGCTCCTGCTCGGCGTGGCGGTCGACGTCGTGGTCCGCGGCTCCGACTCCTTCGCCGCCACCCTCTTCGGGGTCGAGGACCGCTTCTCCCAGCTCGTCATCGTCGCCGCCGTCAACGCGGGGGTCTGGGTGATCGAGTCGATCACCGACTACGTCGCGTCCCTGCTCTGGCGGGGGCTGGCCCAGGACGTCGAGCACGACCTGCGCGTGGAGACGTACACGAACGTGCAGGAGCTCGACGTCTCCTGGCACGAGGGCTCGGCTCCCGGCCGGGTCCTCTCGGTGATCAGCGACGACGTGAACCAGCTGGAACGGTTCCTGGACACGGGAGCCCGCGTCATCCTGCACACCTTCTGGACGGTGGTGTTCGTCGGCGCGGTCTTCGCCGCGACGTCGTGGACGCTCACGCTGCTCGCGTTCCTGCCGGTCCCGGTGATCGTGATCGGGTCGATCGTCTTCCAGCGTCGTCTCGAGCCGCTCTACGCCCGTGTCCGGGCCCGGGCGGGCGACGTGAGCGCGACCATCTCGACCAACCTCGGCGGCCTCTCGACGATCAAGGCCTTCACCGCCGAGGCGCGCGAGGTCGAGCGCGTCCGCGAGGTCTCCACCGGGTACCGCGACGCCAACCTCACGACGATCCGCTGGTCGTCGGCCTTCGTCCCCCTGATCCGGATGGCGATCCTGGCCGGCTTCACCTCCACGCTGCTGCTGGGCGGCTGGCTCGTGATCAACGGCCGGCTCGAGGTCGGGCTCTACACGATCCTCGTCTTCATGACCCAGCGGCTGCTCTGGCCGCTGACCGACCTCGGCGAGACCCTCGACCTCTACCAACGGGCGATGGCCTCGACCCGGCGCATCTTCGCGCTCATGTCCGAGCGCGGCGACACCCGGCCCGGGGCGAGCAGCCTCGCGCTGCCGGTCCGCGGCCGTCTCGAGCTGCGCGGCATCCGCTTCGGCTACGCCGACGGCCCAGACGTGCTGCGCGGCCTCGACATCGTCGTGCCCGCCGGGGAGACCCACGCGGTCGTCGGGACCACCGGCGCCGGCAAGTCCAGCCTGCTGCGGCTCGTGCTGCGCTTCTCCGATCCCCGCGAGGGCCAGGTGCTGCTCGACGGCACCGACGTCCGCGAGCTCGGCTGGGACGCGCTGCGCGGCGCGATCGGCTACGTCAGCCAGGACGTCTTCCTCTTCCACGGCACCGTGCGGGACAACCTCGCGTACGGGCGGGTCGACGCCACCGACGAGCAGGTGCGCGAGGCCGCGCGGCTGGCCGAGGCGGACGCGTTCATCGCCGAGCTGCCGCAGGGCTACGACACCGTGGTCGGCGAGCGCGGCCAGACCCTCTCCGGCGGGCAGCGCCAGCGGATCGCGCTGGCCCGGGCGATCCTGCGCGACCCCGCGCTGCTCGTCCTCGACGAGGCGACGTCGGCGGTCGACACGGAGACGGAGGCCGCGATCCAACGTTCCCTGGCCGCGGTCACCGCCTCGCGGACCGCGCTGGTGGTCGCCCACCGGCTCTCGACGGTGCGTGACGCCGACCGGATCTGGGTCCTGGCGGGCGGCCGGGTCGCGGAGTCGGGCTCGCACGACGAGCTGGTCGCCGCCGGTGGGATCTACGCCGGGCTGTGGGCCGTGCAGATCGGCGAGGCGGTCGGGGCGGGGAGCCGCGCTCGTTAG
- a CDS encoding TetR/AcrR family transcriptional regulator, translated as MPGVPQTEEVQVRGARLPRDQRRAQLLDAANEVFTTRGYHAAAMDEIAAAAGISKPVLYQHFDSKLDLYLALLDQACDSLVDVVQDGLASTDDNADRVVAAMGAFFDFVSSTSGEFRFVFESDLTGDGRVQDRLWRVNNDVADLIAAVIVEDTLLPPEQAKLLAISMVGLAQVGARYWVSDRSAAIGLEQAKQLVSTLAWRGISGFPLRAPRDA; from the coding sequence GTGCCAGGTGTTCCGCAGACCGAGGAGGTCCAGGTCCGCGGAGCCCGGCTGCCGCGCGACCAGCGGCGGGCACAGCTGCTCGACGCCGCCAACGAGGTCTTCACCACCCGGGGCTACCACGCCGCCGCCATGGACGAGATCGCCGCGGCGGCCGGGATCAGCAAGCCGGTGCTCTACCAGCACTTCGACTCCAAGCTCGACCTCTACCTCGCCCTGCTCGACCAGGCCTGCGACTCCCTCGTCGACGTCGTGCAGGACGGCCTGGCCTCGACCGACGACAACGCCGACCGCGTCGTGGCCGCGATGGGCGCGTTCTTCGACTTCGTGTCGTCGACCAGCGGGGAGTTCCGCTTCGTCTTCGAGTCCGACCTCACCGGCGACGGTCGCGTGCAGGACCGCCTCTGGCGGGTCAACAACGACGTCGCCGACCTGATCGCCGCCGTCATCGTCGAGGACACGCTGCTTCCGCCGGAGCAGGCGAAGCTCCTCGCCATCTCGATGGTCGGCCTCGCCCAGGTGGGCGCCCGCTACTGGGTCTCCGACCGCAGCGCCGCGATCGGGCTCGAGCAGGCCAAACAGCTCGTCAGCACCCTCGCCTGGCGCGGCATCAGCGGGTTCCCGCTGCGCGCGCCCCGCGACGCCTGA